Proteins co-encoded in one Melioribacteraceae bacterium genomic window:
- a CDS encoding electron transfer flavoprotein subunit beta/FixA family protein, with product MKIAVCISHVPDTAAKINISSEGKGIDPAGVTYVLNPYDEFAIEEALKTKEKTGGETVAISLGGEANKETLRKALAMGVDEAVLLKDDSYRDSLAVAKALAEEIKNQNAELVFFGKQSVDFDNSVVGQITSEILGYNCISVVVGFTLDGQKITAEREIEGGKEVVESSLPAVITAQKGLNEPRYASLKGIMAAKKKVIAEKTITAAANFVEIVGMKRPAPKQAGKIIGTDASAVPELVRLLREEAKVI from the coding sequence ATGAAAATTGCTGTTTGTATTAGTCATGTACCGGATACAGCCGCAAAAATAAATATTTCAAGCGAGGGTAAAGGAATCGACCCTGCCGGTGTAACATATGTGTTGAATCCTTACGATGAATTTGCAATTGAAGAAGCATTGAAGACCAAGGAAAAAACCGGAGGCGAGACAGTTGCTATCAGTCTTGGCGGTGAAGCAAATAAGGAAACTCTTCGTAAAGCTCTTGCAATGGGAGTTGACGAAGCCGTTCTTCTTAAAGACGATTCCTACAGGGACTCTCTGGCAGTCGCAAAAGCTCTTGCAGAGGAAATAAAAAATCAGAATGCCGAATTGGTTTTCTTCGGGAAACAATCAGTTGATTTCGATAATTCTGTTGTTGGACAGATTACGTCTGAAATACTCGGTTATAATTGTATTTCAGTTGTTGTTGGATTTACTCTGGACGGGCAAAAAATTACGGCCGAGCGTGAGATAGAAGGGGGAAAAGAAGTTGTAGAATCCTCTCTTCCGGCAGTAATAACCGCACAAAAAGGATTGAACGAGCCGAGATATGCATCGTTAAAAGGAATTATGGCTGCAAAGAAAAAAGTAATAGCAGAAAAGACAATAACTGCTGCGGCTAATTTTGTTGAAATAGTAGGAATGAAAAGACCTGCTCCTAAACAGGCAGGGAAAATAATAGGCACCGATGCTTCGGCGGTTCCGGAATTGGTAAGACTGCTTCGCGAAGAAGCAAAGGTAATATAG
- a CDS encoding ATP-dependent Clp protease adaptor ClpS, whose protein sequence is MQTEKPEGIIEPDITNESTTGIPYKVILFNDDVHSFDEVINQLMIAINCSFEHARALAFETHVKGKSVVFTGDLAKCLKVSSVLEEIALHTQIIS, encoded by the coding sequence ATGCAGACAGAAAAACCTGAAGGAATTATAGAGCCCGATATAACAAACGAATCCACTACCGGAATTCCGTACAAGGTAATTCTTTTTAACGATGATGTTCATTCATTCGATGAAGTGATAAATCAACTTATGATCGCAATAAACTGCAGTTTTGAACATGCGCGTGCCCTGGCATTTGAAACTCATGTGAAGGGTAAATCCGTCGTTTTCACTGGCGACCTCGCAAAGTGTCTGAAAGTTTCTTCCGTTCTTGAGGAAATAGCTCTCCATACGCAGATTATTTCATAA
- the ychF gene encoding redox-regulated ATPase YchF, whose translation MQIGLVGLQFSGKTSLFNTLSKGATHSPGQKDEASIEVVKIPDERLDKLSKIFNPKKQVNATIEVFDIPGLRMSEDNKVKITSGFLNSVRNNDALFYIVRAFKDDSVPHPMNSINPLRDIEFLETEFLLSDLAFLENRLEKLKKDLQKSKDEKLKREIPLIEKCFAHCEKELPLRTLILDENDLKILGGYQLLTLKPLAIAVNYDESSIPLVDQEVKNLKDNLQKSGAMVIPFFAKIELELSQMSEEDQAVFMQDYGISESALAKILRTSYEILGLQSFFTVGEDECRAWTIKKNYNAQQAAGVIHTDFFNRFIRAEVVHYEDFLQHGSFNKCKEAGSWRLEGKEYIVKDGDILNIRHN comes from the coding sequence ATGCAGATTGGTTTAGTAGGGCTCCAATTTTCCGGAAAAACATCGCTTTTTAACACTTTATCAAAAGGGGCTACCCATTCACCAGGTCAGAAGGATGAAGCTTCCATTGAAGTTGTTAAAATCCCGGATGAGAGACTTGATAAGCTTTCAAAAATTTTCAATCCTAAAAAACAGGTGAACGCTACTATCGAAGTCTTTGATATCCCCGGCTTAAGAATGTCTGAAGATAATAAAGTTAAGATCACCTCCGGTTTCCTTAATAGCGTCCGGAATAACGATGCGCTCTTTTATATTGTCAGGGCTTTTAAGGACGATTCTGTCCCTCACCCTATGAATAGTATCAATCCTCTTAGGGATATCGAATTTCTTGAGACGGAATTTTTACTTTCCGATCTAGCGTTCCTGGAGAATCGTTTAGAGAAATTGAAAAAAGATCTTCAGAAATCGAAAGATGAAAAGCTGAAAAGAGAAATACCGTTAATTGAAAAGTGTTTTGCACATTGCGAAAAGGAATTACCGCTAAGGACTCTCATTCTTGATGAAAATGATCTTAAAATTCTCGGCGGATATCAGCTCTTAACTTTGAAGCCACTCGCTATTGCAGTTAATTATGATGAATCATCCATCCCCTTAGTTGATCAGGAAGTAAAAAACCTGAAAGATAATCTTCAGAAATCGGGTGCGATGGTTATTCCGTTCTTTGCAAAAATTGAACTGGAACTTTCACAGATGAGCGAAGAGGATCAAGCCGTCTTCATGCAGGATTACGGTATCTCCGAATCCGCCCTTGCAAAAATTTTGAGAACATCTTACGAAATACTTGGACTTCAATCCTTCTTTACGGTTGGCGAGGATGAATGCCGTGCCTGGACGATTAAGAAAAATTATAATGCGCAGCAGGCTGCTGGTGTTATTCATACCGACTTTTTCAATCGGTTTATTAGAGCTGAAGTAGTTCATTACGAGGATTTTCTTCAGCATGGATCTTTTAATAAATGTAAAGAAGCAGGTTCATGGCGTCTCGAAGGGAAAGAATATATAGTTAAGGATGGAGATATTCTTAACATTAGACATAATTGA
- the typA gene encoding translational GTPase TypA, with protein MKVENIRNLAIIAHVDHGKTTLVDYMLKQTGVWRANQQVDTRIMDSNQLEKERGITILAKNCSINYKGIKINIVDTPGHADFGGEVERTLRMVNGVLLLVDAAEGPLPQTKFVLKKSLDLGLKPIVVINKIDRKDARPNQVLNEVFDLFVSLGANDEQLDFPFVFAIAKQGIAKLQLEDERSDLEVLLEQIVKHVPPPTITDEPFRMLVSAIDYNDYLGRIGIGRVHSGKLSVGDQITLITREGEKFNSKISRLYTFENIKRVEVDELSAGDIGAFAGFEDVDIGNTICNPAFTEPLPFVAIDEPTLTMNFIVNNSPFAGLEGKYVTTRNLSERLSKELKTNVSLRVEMTQSPDVFKVSGRGELHLAILVENMRREGYELQLSKPEVIMKKIDDVLCEPFEHVIIDVPEEFVGVVIEKLGKRKGEMKNMISFNDNTRLEFLIPARGLIGYRSEFMTDTKGTGILHHNFHGYEPFKGEISNRTRGALISMESGVASAYAMWKLQERTLFFIEPGIKVYEGMVVGENSRDNDMRINVCKTKQLTNMRASGADEAIRLEPPRLLSLETAIEWINDDEYVEVTPQNIRVRKKYLTELDRKNARLAEKQSAG; from the coding sequence TTGAAAGTAGAAAACATTCGTAATCTTGCGATAATTGCTCATGTTGATCATGGCAAAACAACTTTAGTCGATTATATGCTTAAGCAGACAGGTGTTTGGAGAGCTAACCAGCAGGTTGATACCAGAATTATGGATTCCAATCAGCTGGAAAAGGAACGTGGAATTACCATACTTGCCAAGAACTGCAGCATTAATTATAAAGGGATTAAAATCAACATTGTAGATACACCCGGCCACGCCGATTTCGGCGGGGAAGTCGAACGGACTTTAAGAATGGTCAACGGTGTTCTCCTGCTTGTAGATGCTGCGGAAGGCCCTCTCCCTCAAACAAAATTTGTTCTTAAGAAATCTCTCGACCTCGGATTGAAACCGATTGTTGTTATAAATAAAATTGACAGAAAGGATGCCCGGCCAAATCAGGTTCTCAATGAAGTATTCGATCTTTTTGTTTCGCTCGGCGCAAATGATGAGCAACTCGATTTCCCGTTCGTTTTTGCAATTGCAAAACAGGGAATTGCCAAACTTCAGCTCGAGGATGAGAGAAGCGACTTGGAAGTCCTTCTCGAACAGATTGTTAAGCACGTTCCGCCTCCGACAATTACTGACGAGCCGTTCAGAATGCTAGTGTCGGCTATTGATTATAACGATTATCTCGGAAGAATTGGAATCGGAAGAGTCCACAGCGGAAAATTATCCGTCGGGGACCAGATAACTCTCATTACGCGCGAAGGGGAAAAATTTAATTCGAAGATCTCAAGGCTCTATACTTTTGAAAATATTAAGAGGGTGGAAGTTGATGAATTAAGCGCCGGCGATATAGGTGCCTTCGCAGGATTCGAAGATGTTGACATTGGAAATACTATCTGCAACCCCGCATTTACTGAACCTTTGCCCTTTGTTGCCATTGATGAACCGACTCTTACTATGAATTTTATTGTAAACAATTCACCGTTTGCAGGGCTGGAAGGGAAATATGTTACAACAAGAAATTTGAGTGAAAGACTTTCCAAGGAATTAAAAACGAATGTCTCTCTGCGTGTGGAAATGACCCAATCTCCGGATGTTTTCAAAGTTAGCGGAAGGGGAGAACTTCATCTGGCTATCCTTGTCGAAAATATGCGAAGAGAAGGGTATGAACTTCAGCTGAGCAAACCTGAAGTGATTATGAAAAAGATTGATGATGTGCTTTGCGAACCGTTCGAACACGTCATCATCGATGTGCCCGAAGAGTTTGTCGGCGTCGTTATTGAAAAACTGGGCAAGCGAAAAGGTGAAATGAAAAATATGATTTCATTTAATGATAATACGCGGCTCGAATTCTTAATCCCTGCAAGGGGACTTATCGGATACCGTTCGGAATTCATGACGGACACGAAAGGTACAGGAATACTTCATCACAATTTCCACGGATATGAACCATTCAAAGGTGAAATAAGTAATAGAACACGGGGTGCTCTTATCTCTATGGAAAGCGGAGTCGCCTCCGCATATGCTATGTGGAAACTTCAGGAAAGGACTCTCTTCTTTATTGAACCGGGTATTAAAGTTTATGAAGGAATGGTTGTAGGTGAAAATTCCAGGGACAACGATATGAGGATCAATGTTTGTAAAACCAAACAACTTACAAATATGAGAGCCTCAGGAGCCGACGAAGCTATCCGTCTGGAACCGCCCCGTTTATTAAGTCTCGAAACTGCTATTGAATGGATTAATGATGATGAATATGTTGAAGTTACGCCGCAGAATATCAGAGTTAGAAAAAAGTATTTAACAGAACTCGACCGTAAAAATGCCCGGCTTGCGGAGAAACAATCCGCTGGTTAA